The following proteins come from a genomic window of Polaribacter dokdonensis:
- the rplV gene encoding 50S ribosomal protein L22, which produces MGVRKKNMADQLKADRKQRAFAKLTNCPTSPRKMRLVADQVRGVEVEKALQILKFSPKEASINLEKLLLSAIANWQAKNEDSSIEDAGLFVKSICVDSAGMLKRLRPAPQGRAHRIRKRSNHVTLELGSKNLSN; this is translated from the coding sequence ATGGGAGTTCGTAAAAAAAATATGGCAGATCAGTTAAAAGCAGATAGAAAGCAACGTGCTTTCGCTAAGCTTACTAACTGTCCTACATCACCAAGAAAAATGCGTTTAGTTGCTGATCAGGTAAGAGGCGTTGAAGTTGAAAAAGCTTTACAAATTTTAAAATTCAGTCCTAAAGAGGCATCTATTAATTTAGAGAAGTTATTGTTATCTGCAATTGCAAATTGGCAAGCAAAGAATGAAGATTCATCGATTGAAGATGCTGGTTTATTCGTAAAGTCTATTTGTGTAGATAGCGCAGGTATGTTAAAAAGATTAAGACCAGCTCCACAAGGTCGTGCTCATAGAATTCGTAAGCGTTCTAATCACGTAACTTTAGAGTTAGGTAGTAAAAATTTAAGTAATTAA
- the rpsE gene encoding 30S ribosomal protein S5, which translates to MMQGYKNVERVKPSGLELVDRLVGVQRVTKVTKGGRAFGFSAIVVVGDGNGVVGHGLGKSKDVSSAIAKAVEDAKKNLVRIPILEGTLPHEQKGKFGGAKVFIKPASPGTGVIAGGAVRAVLESVGVHDVLSKSQGSSNPHNAVKATFDALLQLRSAAAIAKQRGISLEKVFNG; encoded by the coding sequence ATTATGCAAGGTTATAAAAACGTAGAAAGAGTTAAACCAAGCGGATTAGAGCTTGTAGATAGATTAGTTGGTGTACAACGTGTAACCAAGGTAACAAAAGGTGGTAGAGCATTTGGTTTCTCTGCTATTGTTGTTGTTGGTGATGGTAATGGTGTTGTAGGTCATGGACTAGGAAAATCTAAGGATGTTTCTTCAGCAATTGCTAAGGCAGTGGAAGATGCAAAAAAGAATTTAGTAAGAATACCAATTTTAGAAGGTACTTTACCTCATGAGCAAAAAGGGAAGTTTGGTGGTGCAAAAGTATTTATCAAACCTGCATCTCCTGGTACAGGGGTTATTGCTGGTGGGGCAGTACGTGCAGTATTAGAATCAGTTGGGGTACATGATGTATTATCAAAATCTCAAGGATCTTCTAACCCTCACAATGCAGTAAAAGCTACTTTTGACGCTTTACTTCAGTTAAGAAGTGCAGCTGCAATTGCTAAGCAAAGAGGTATATCTTTAGAAAAAGTATTTAACGGATAA
- the rplD gene encoding 50S ribosomal protein L4: protein MKVAVLDITGKDTGRKVELSKDVFGVEPNDHAIYLDVKQYLANQRQGTHKSKERAEIVGSTRKIKKQKGTGTARAGSIKSGVFRGGGRMFGPRPRNYSFKLNKNLKRLARKSALSIQANDKNLVVIEDFNFETPKTKNFVDVLKSLELDTKKSLFVLDGENSNVYLSSRNIKNSKVIKASEIYTYGVLNANKIVITEGSLEGINSNLSK, encoded by the coding sequence ATGAAAGTAGCAGTTTTAGATATTACAGGAAAAGATACAGGTAGAAAGGTTGAGCTTTCTAAAGATGTATTTGGTGTAGAGCCTAATGATCATGCAATTTATTTAGATGTGAAACAATACTTAGCTAATCAGCGTCAAGGTACTCATAAGTCTAAAGAGAGAGCAGAGATTGTAGGTTCAACTAGAAAGATAAAAAAACAAAAGGGTACAGGTACTGCTAGAGCAGGGTCCATTAAGTCTGGTGTTTTTAGAGGTGGAGGACGTATGTTCGGACCTAGACCTAGAAACTATTCTTTCAAGTTAAATAAGAACTTAAAGCGTTTGGCGAGAAAGTCAGCTTTAAGTATTCAGGCAAATGATAAGAATTTAGTAGTTATAGAAGATTTTAATTTTGAAACTCCAAAGACAAAGAACTTTGTAGATGTGTTAAAGTCTTTAGAGCTTGATACTAAGAAGTCATTATTTGTTTTAGATGGTGAAAATTCAAATGTTTATTTGTCTTCACGTAATATAAAAAATTCTAAGGTAATTAAGGCTTCAGAAATTTATACTTATGGTGTTTTAAATGCTAATAAGATAGTAATAACAGAAGGTTCTTTAGAAGGAATTAATTCAAATTTAAGCAAATAG
- the secY gene encoding preprotein translocase subunit SecY: protein MNFINRLKDIFSIEELKNKILLTIGLIAVYRFMAAVPLPGVDPLQLAALKESTDGGLLGLLNAFTGGAFARASVMALGIMPYISASIVVQLMGIAVPYLQKLQKDGESGRKKITQITRWLTIAITLVQAPTYITAIKTQFGLGPEAFLVSGATFWVSSIIILTAGTIFAMWLGERITDKGVGNGISLLITVGIIANFPAAFLQEFVAKTTNAGAGGVMMILIEIIVWFVVILLTVLLVTAVRKIAVQYARRTVVGNVQNVAGSRDYIPLKLNAAGVMPIIFAQAIMFIPMALAQRFPFMASLQDINGLGYNVIFALLIIIFSFFYTAITIPTNKMAEDLKRSGGFIPGIRPGKDTAERLDSVLSRITFPGSLFLAALSILPAIVVQFGVQQSWAMFYGGTSLIIMVGVAIDTLQQINSYLLNRHYDGLMKTGNSNRKSNK from the coding sequence ATGAATTTTATTAATAGATTAAAAGACATTTTCAGTATTGAAGAATTAAAAAACAAGATTCTTCTAACAATCGGTTTAATTGCTGTGTATCGTTTTATGGCTGCTGTTCCTTTACCAGGAGTAGATCCATTACAACTTGCAGCTTTAAAAGAAAGTACGGATGGTGGTCTTTTAGGTTTATTGAATGCATTTACAGGAGGGGCATTTGCCAGAGCGTCAGTAATGGCACTTGGTATTATGCCATATATTTCTGCTTCTATTGTAGTTCAGTTAATGGGAATAGCAGTTCCTTATTTACAAAAGTTACAAAAAGATGGAGAAAGTGGACGTAAAAAAATTACACAAATAACAAGATGGTTAACAATAGCTATTACGTTGGTGCAAGCACCAACATATATTACTGCTATTAAAACTCAGTTTGGATTAGGACCGGAAGCTTTTTTAGTTAGTGGTGCTACATTTTGGGTTTCATCAATTATCATTTTAACAGCAGGTACAATTTTTGCTATGTGGTTAGGAGAGCGTATTACCGATAAAGGAGTAGGTAATGGAATATCATTGCTTATTACTGTTGGTATTATTGCTAATTTTCCTGCAGCATTTTTACAAGAATTTGTTGCTAAAACAACAAATGCTGGTGCAGGTGGTGTTATGATGATTTTAATTGAAATCATTGTTTGGTTTGTAGTTATTTTACTTACTGTTTTATTAGTTACAGCTGTAAGAAAAATTGCAGTTCAGTATGCTAGAAGAACAGTTGTAGGAAATGTACAAAATGTTGCAGGAAGTAGAGATTATATTCCATTAAAATTGAATGCAGCTGGTGTAATGCCAATTATTTTTGCACAGGCGATAATGTTTATACCTATGGCATTAGCTCAAAGGTTTCCATTTATGGCTAGTTTGCAAGATATTAATGGTTTAGGTTATAATGTGATTTTTGCATTATTGATTATCATTTTTAGTTTTTTCTATACAGCAATTACTATTCCTACGAATAAAATGGCTGAAGACTTAAAAAGAAGTGGTGGTTTTATACCAGGAATAAGACCAGGAAAGGATACAGCAGAACGTCTAGATTCTGTTTTATCGAGAATTACTTTTCCAGGGTCTTTATTTTTAGCTGCTTTATCAATTTTACCAGCAATTGTAGTTCAGTTTGGAGTACAACAAAGTTGGGCAATGTTTTACGGAGGTACATCACTTATCATTATGGTTGGTGTGGCTATAGATACATTACAACAAATTAATTCCTATTTATTAAATCGTCATTATGATGGTTTAATGAAAACAGGAAATAGCAATAGAAAATCGAATAAATAA
- the rplO gene encoding 50S ribosomal protein L15 — translation MSSLHNLTPAEGSVKKGKRIARGEGSGHGGTSTRGHKGAKSRSGYSRKIGFEGGQMPLQRRVPKFGFTNLNRKEYQGINLDKLQSLVDAGKIKDTVDLDILVANRLAGKNDLVKILGNGELKAKLNITVHKFTASAKAAIEAAGGEAVTL, via the coding sequence ATGAGTAGTTTACATAACTTAACACCAGCAGAAGGATCTGTTAAAAAAGGGAAAAGAATCGCACGTGGTGAAGGTTCTGGTCATGGAGGAACTTCTACTAGAGGTCACAAAGGGGCTAAATCTCGTTCAGGTTATTCTAGGAAAATAGGTTTTGAAGGTGGTCAAATGCCACTTCAAAGACGTGTGCCAAAATTTGGTTTCACAAACCTTAACAGGAAAGAATATCAAGGTATCAATTTAGATAAATTACAATCTTTAGTTGATGCAGGGAAAATAAAAGATACAGTTGATTTAGATATATTAGTAGCTAATAGATTAGCAGGTAAGAATGACTTGGTAAAAATATTAGGTAATGGTGAATTAAAAGCTAAATTAAATATAACTGTACATAAATTTACAGCATCAGCAAAAGCAGCAATTGAAGCTGCTGGAGGAGAAGCTGTTACTTTATAA
- the rpmD gene encoding 50S ribosomal protein L30 codes for MAKIKVTQVKSQIGRLKNQKRTLEALGLRRMNQTVEHEATPSIVGMVNKVSHLVSVEESK; via the coding sequence ATGGCAAAAATTAAAGTTACACAAGTAAAAAGTCAAATCGGGCGTTTAAAGAATCAGAAAAGAACTTTAGAGGCATTAGGTTTACGTAGAATGAACCAAACTGTTGAGCATGAGGCAACTCCATCAATTGTTGGTATGGTAAATAAAGTTTCACATTTGGTTTCTGTAGAGGAATCGAAATAA
- the rplW gene encoding 50S ribosomal protein L23 → MSILIKPIITEKATNDSELFNRYAFVVDKNANKLEIKGAVESAYGVSISSVKTLNYPIQRNTKYTKKGLVTGVKSGYKKAIVQLAEGESIDFYNNL, encoded by the coding sequence ATGAGTATTTTAATTAAACCTATTATCACGGAAAAAGCAACGAACGATAGTGAATTATTTAATCGTTATGCATTTGTTGTAGATAAAAACGCTAATAAACTAGAAATTAAAGGTGCTGTTGAGTCAGCATATGGAGTTTCTATTTCAAGTGTAAAAACTTTAAATTATCCAATTCAGAGAAATACTAAGTATACTAAGAAAGGTCTAGTAACTGGTGTTAAAAGCGGATATAAGAAAGCGATTGTACAATTAGCAGAAGGAGAAAGTATTGATTTTTATAACAATCTTTAA
- the rpsS gene encoding 30S ribosomal protein S19 translates to MARSLKKGPYVHYKLERKVLANVEAGNKTVIKTWSRASMITPDFVGQTIAVHNGRQFVPVYVTENMVGHKLGEFSPTRSFRGHAGAKNKGKK, encoded by the coding sequence ATGGCAAGATCATTAAAAAAAGGACCTTACGTTCACTATAAATTAGAGAGAAAAGTGTTAGCTAATGTAGAAGCTGGTAATAAAACAGTTATCAAAACTTGGTCAAGAGCAAGTATGATTACTCCAGATTTCGTTGGTCAAACAATTGCTGTTCATAATGGACGCCAGTTTGTTCCAGTTTACGTTACAGAAAACATGGTAGGGCATAAATTAGGCGAATTTTCACCAACACGTTCTTTTAGAGGACATGCAGGTGCAAAAAATAAAGGTAAAAAATAG
- the rpsQ gene encoding 30S ribosomal protein S17, producing the protein MEKRNLRKERIGVVSSSKMEKSIVVSETKRVKHPMYGKFVLKTKKYVAHDEQNDCNEGDTVRIMETRPMSKSKRWRLVEILERAK; encoded by the coding sequence ATGGAAAAAAGAAATCTTAGAAAAGAGAGAATTGGTGTTGTTTCTAGTAGCAAAATGGAGAAATCTATTGTTGTTTCTGAAACGAAAAGAGTAAAGCACCCAATGTACGGTAAATTCGTTTTAAAAACGAAAAAGTATGTTGCACACGACGAACAGAATGATTGCAACGAAGGGGATACTGTTAGGATCATGGAAACAAGACCTATGAGTAAATCTAAGCGTTGGAGATTAGTAGAAATCCTAGAAAGAGCTAAATAA
- the rplB gene encoding 50S ribosomal protein L2 produces MSVRKLKPITPGQRFRVVNGFDAITTDKPEKSLLAPKKRSGGRNSQGRMTTRNIGGGHKQKYRIIDFKRDKKDVPATVKTIEYDPNRTAFIALLSYADGEKRYVIAQNGLTVGQTVVSGSGITPEIGNAMPLSEIPLGTTISCIELRPGQGAVMARSAGSFAQLMARDGKYATVKLPSGETRLILLTCMATIGVVSNSDHQLLVSGKAGRRRWLGRRPRVNAVRMNPVDHPMGGGEGRSSGGHPRSRNGIPAKGYKTRSKTKASNKYIIERRKK; encoded by the coding sequence ATGTCAGTTAGAAAATTAAAACCAATAACACCAGGTCAGCGTTTTAGAGTTGTAAATGGGTTCGACGCCATAACAACTGATAAGCCGGAAAAGTCATTATTGGCACCGAAAAAAAGATCTGGAGGTCGAAACAGTCAAGGTAGAATGACTACACGTAACATAGGTGGTGGTCATAAGCAGAAATATCGTATTATCGATTTCAAAAGAGATAAAAAAGATGTTCCTGCTACAGTTAAAACTATAGAGTACGATCCAAATCGTACTGCATTTATTGCTTTACTTAGTTATGCTGATGGTGAAAAAAGATATGTAATTGCTCAAAATGGTTTGACTGTTGGTCAAACGGTTGTTTCAGGAAGTGGTATTACTCCTGAAATCGGTAATGCAATGCCTTTAAGTGAAATTCCTTTAGGAACAACAATTTCATGTATTGAATTACGTCCTGGTCAGGGTGCTGTTATGGCGAGATCTGCAGGTTCTTTTGCTCAGTTAATGGCAAGAGATGGTAAGTATGCTACTGTGAAGTTACCTTCAGGAGAGACAAGATTAATCTTACTAACTTGTATGGCTACAATTGGTGTTGTATCTAATTCGGACCACCAATTATTAGTTTCTGGTAAAGCTGGTAGAAGAAGATGGTTAGGTAGAAGGCCAAGAGTTAACGCAGTAAGAATGAACCCTGTAGATCACCCAATGGGAGGTGGTGAAGGTCGTTCTTCTGGAGGTCATCCAAGATCAAGAAATGGTATACCTGCTAAAGGTTACAAAACTAGATCTAAGACTAAAGCTAGTAATAAGTATATCATAGAACGTAGAAAGAAATAA
- the rplP gene encoding 50S ribosomal protein L16: MLQPKRVKYRKVQKGKGNMSGNSQRGNQLSNGMFGIKSLDQNLLTSRQIEAARIAATRHMKREGQLWIKIFPDKPITKKPLEVRMGKGKGAPDHFVAVIKPGRILFEVGGVPMDVAKEALRLAAQKLPVRTKFVIARDFDINA, translated from the coding sequence ATGTTACAGCCAAAAAGAGTAAAATATCGTAAGGTACAGAAAGGCAAAGGAAATATGTCTGGAAACTCTCAAAGAGGTAATCAACTTTCTAACGGAATGTTTGGTATAAAATCTTTGGACCAGAATTTATTAACTTCACGTCAGATTGAAGCAGCTCGTATTGCAGCTACTCGTCATATGAAAAGAGAAGGTCAGTTATGGATTAAAATCTTTCCGGATAAACCTATTACAAAGAAGCCTTTAGAGGTTCGTATGGGTAAGGGTAAGGGTGCTCCAGATCATTTCGTAGCAGTAATTAAACCAGGTAGAATTTTGTTTGAAGTTGGTGGAGTACCAATGGATGTTGCAAAAGAGGCACTTCGTTTAGCTGCACAAAAACTTCCTGTAAGAACGAAGTTTGTAATCGCAAGAGATTTTGATATTAACGCATAA
- the rplR gene encoding 50S ribosomal protein L18, giving the protein MALSKLQRRARIKRRIRKIVSGTATKPRLSVYRSNKEIYAQLVDDVNGVTLASVSSRDKDLKASSKAEAATAVGKSIAEKAIKSGVETVAFDRNGYLYHGRVKVLAEAAREAGLKF; this is encoded by the coding sequence ATGGCATTATCAAAGCTACAAAGAAGAGCTAGAATTAAGCGTAGAATTAGAAAAATCGTTTCTGGTACTGCTACTAAACCAAGATTATCGGTTTATAGAAGTAACAAAGAGATTTATGCGCAACTAGTAGACGATGTTAATGGAGTTACATTGGCTTCAGTATCATCTAGAGATAAAGATTTAAAAGCAAGTTCAAAAGCTGAGGCAGCTACTGCAGTGGGGAAATCAATTGCAGAAAAAGCTATCAAATCAGGTGTTGAAACAGTTGCTTTCGATAGAAATGGTTATTTATACCATGGTAGAGTTAAAGTATTAGCAGAAGCTGCAAGAGAAGCTGGTTTAAAATTTTAA
- the rpsN gene encoding 30S ribosomal protein S14 — translation MAKESMKARERKRERTVAKYAEKRKALKEAGDYEALQKLPKNASPIRLHNRCKLTGRPKGYMRQFGISRVTFREMANQGLIPGVKKASW, via the coding sequence ATGGCTAAAGAATCAATGAAAGCGCGTGAGCGCAAAAGAGAACGTACTGTTGCAAAATATGCTGAGAAAAGAAAAGCTTTAAAGGAAGCTGGAGATTACGAAGCATTGCAGAAATTACCAAAAAATGCTTCACCAATTAGATTACATAATAGATGTAAATTAACTGGTCGTCCAAAAGGGTATATGAGACAATTTGGTATTTCTCGTGTAACATTTCGTGAAATGGCTAATCAAGGATTAATACCAGGAGTCAAAAAGGCTAGTTGGTAG
- the rpsC gene encoding 30S ribosomal protein S3 produces the protein MGQKTNPIGNRLGIIRGWESNWYGGNDYGDKIAEDDKIRKYIHARLSKASVSRVIIERTLKLVTVTITTARPGIIIGKGGQEVDKLKEELKKITGKEVQINIFEIKRPELDARLVATSVARQIENRISYKRAIKMAIAATMRMNAEGIKIQISGRLNGAEMARSEHFKEGRIPLSTFRADIDYALVEAHTTYGRLGVKVWIMKGEVYGKRELSPLVGLSKKQGGKGGDRSKRQPRRRK, from the coding sequence ATGGGACAAAAAACAAATCCAATTGGGAATCGTTTAGGAATCATCAGAGGTTGGGAATCTAACTGGTATGGTGGAAATGACTACGGAGATAAAATTGCTGAAGATGATAAGATAAGAAAGTATATTCATGCTAGATTATCTAAAGCAAGTGTTTCTAGAGTAATTATAGAGCGTACTTTAAAACTTGTAACCGTTACTATTACAACTGCACGTCCAGGAATCATTATTGGTAAAGGAGGTCAGGAAGTAGACAAGTTGAAAGAAGAGCTTAAAAAAATTACAGGTAAAGAAGTTCAAATTAATATTTTTGAAATTAAACGTCCGGAATTAGATGCAAGATTAGTTGCAACTAGTGTGGCTCGTCAAATTGAAAATAGAATTTCTTACAAGAGAGCTATAAAAATGGCAATTGCTGCTACTATGCGTATGAATGCTGAAGGAATAAAAATTCAGATTTCAGGTCGTTTAAATGGTGCAGAGATGGCTAGATCAGAACATTTTAAAGAAGGTAGAATTCCTCTTTCTACTTTCAGAGCTGACATAGATTATGCTTTAGTTGAAGCGCATACGACCTATGGTAGATTAGGTGTAAAAGTATGGATAATGAAAGGTGAGGTTTATGGAAAAAGAGAATTATCTCCGTTAGTTGGCTTGTCGAAAAAACAAGGTGGTAAAGGTGGTGATAGATCTAAACGTCAACCACGTAGAAGAAAATAA
- the rplC gene encoding 50S ribosomal protein L3 has protein sequence MSGLIGRKIGMTSLFDENGKNIPCTVIEAGPCVVTQVRTEEVDGYNALQLGFDDKKAKSSNKALDGHFKKAGTTAKKKVVEFQGFEEEYKLGDAITVEHFTEGEFVDISGTSKGKGFQGVVKRHGFAGVGQATHGQHNRLRAPGSIGAASYPARVFKGMRMAGRMGGEKVKVQNLKVLKVVAEKNLLVVKGAIPGHKNAFVTIQK, from the coding sequence ATGTCTGGGTTAATAGGTAGAAAAATTGGAATGACCAGCTTATTTGATGAAAATGGGAAGAATATTCCTTGTACAGTAATCGAAGCAGGTCCTTGTGTTGTTACCCAAGTCAGAACCGAAGAGGTTGACGGATACAATGCGTTACAACTTGGTTTCGATGACAAAAAAGCAAAGAGTTCTAACAAAGCGTTAGACGGTCACTTTAAGAAAGCTGGCACCACTGCTAAGAAAAAAGTTGTTGAATTCCAAGGGTTTGAAGAAGAGTATAAATTGGGAGATGCCATTACTGTAGAGCATTTTACAGAAGGTGAGTTCGTAGATATTTCTGGAACTTCTAAAGGTAAAGGTTTTCAGGGTGTTGTTAAGCGTCATGGTTTCGCGGGTGTAGGTCAAGCTACTCACGGTCAGCATAACCGTTTAAGAGCTCCAGGTTCTATTGGTGCTGCATCTTATCCTGCAAGAGTATTCAAAGGAATGCGTATGGCAGGTAGAATGGGAGGAGAGAAAGTGAAAGTACAAAACTTAAAAGTGTTAAAAGTAGTTGCTGAAAAGAACTTACTAGTTGTTAAGGGAGCAATACCTGGACATAAAAACGCTTTTGTAACTATTCAGAAATAA
- the rpsH gene encoding 30S ribosomal protein S8 — translation MYTDPIADFLTRVRNAIAAGHRVVEIPASNLKKEMTKILFDQGYILSYQFNDDKVQGTIKIALKYDRETKESVIRKIQRISTPGLRKYVGSSEMPRVLNGLGIAIVSTSKGVMTNKKAKQENVGGEVLCYVY, via the coding sequence ATGTATACAGATCCAATTGCGGATTTTCTTACTAGAGTAAGAAATGCTATTGCAGCAGGACACAGAGTTGTAGAAATTCCAGCTTCAAATTTGAAGAAGGAAATGACTAAAATTTTGTTTGATCAAGGTTATATTTTAAGCTATCAGTTCAATGACGATAAAGTTCAAGGAACAATTAAGATCGCTTTAAAATATGATAGAGAAACAAAAGAGTCAGTAATTAGAAAAATTCAACGTATCAGTACACCTGGTTTACGTAAATACGTAGGTTCTTCAGAGATGCCTAGAGTATTAAACGGTCTTGGTATTGCTATAGTTTCAACATCTAAAGGTGTGATGACTAATAAGAAAGCAAAACAAGAGAATGTTGGAGGAGAAGTTTTATGTTACGTTTATTAA
- the rpmC gene encoding 50S ribosomal protein L29, translating to MKQSEIKELSTADLNEKLVALQKNYTDLKMAHAITPMENPLQLRSLRRTVARIATELTKRELQ from the coding sequence ATGAAACAATCAGAAATTAAAGAATTATCTACAGCTGATCTTAATGAAAAGTTGGTAGCGTTGCAAAAAAATTATACCGATCTTAAAATGGCTCACGCAATAACTCCTATGGAGAATCCATTGCAATTGAGAAGTTTAAGAAGAACTGTAGCAAGAATTGCAACAGAATTAACAAAAAGAGAATTACAATAA
- the rplX gene encoding 50S ribosomal protein L24, giving the protein MKKFKLKSGDTVKVIAGDHKGSEGKVLQIIKDKDRVLVEGVNLVSKHTKPSAQSPQGGIVKKEASLHISNVMLVEDGVAVRVGYNVDGESKTRISKKTNK; this is encoded by the coding sequence ATGAAGAAGTTCAAATTAAAATCAGGAGATACTGTAAAAGTTATTGCAGGTGATCATAAAGGATCTGAAGGTAAGGTTTTACAAATTATCAAAGATAAGGATAGAGTATTAGTAGAAGGTGTGAATTTAGTTTCTAAACACACTAAGCCAAGTGCTCAAAGTCCTCAAGGTGGTATTGTAAAGAAAGAAGCATCATTGCATATTTCTAACGTTATGTTGGTGGAAGATGGTGTAGCTGTAAGAGTTGGTTATAATGTTGATGGGGAGTCTAAGACTAGAATCTCTAAAAAAACGAATAAATAG
- the rplE gene encoding 50S ribosomal protein L5 gives MSYVPRLKAEYKERVIKSLTEEFSYKNVMQVPKLEKIVVSKGVGAAIADKKLIDYAVEELTKITGQKAISTMSKKDVASFKLRKGMPIGVKVTLRGDKMYEFLDRLVTASLPRVRDFNGIKANGFDGRGNYNLGITEQIIYPEINIDQVKKINGMDITFVTSAETDKEAKSLLGELGLPFKKN, from the coding sequence ATGAGTTACGTACCAAGATTAAAAGCAGAATATAAAGAAAGAGTTATTAAAAGTCTTACTGAAGAATTCAGCTATAAGAATGTAATGCAAGTACCTAAATTAGAAAAGATTGTTGTTTCTAAAGGTGTTGGTGCTGCAATTGCGGATAAGAAATTAATAGATTATGCTGTAGAAGAGTTGACTAAGATTACTGGTCAGAAGGCAATTTCTACTATGTCTAAAAAAGATGTTGCATCTTTTAAATTACGTAAGGGAATGCCGATTGGTGTAAAAGTTACGTTAAGGGGTGATAAAATGTATGAGTTTTTAGACAGATTAGTTACTGCTTCTTTACCTCGTGTTAGAGACTTTAACGGTATAAAAGCTAATGGATTCGATGGGAGAGGTAATTATAATTTAGGTATTACTGAACAAATTATTTACCCAGAGATTAATATAGACCAAGTTAAGAAAATCAATGGAATGGATATTACTTTTGTAACATCTGCTGAAACTGATAAAGAGGCTAAGTCATTATTAGGAGAATTAGGTTTACCATTCAAAAAAAATTAA
- the rplF gene encoding 50S ribosomal protein L6, with protein MSRIGKNPVSIAQGVDVNIKDNVITVKGKLGELSQTISDGITVKIEDETIILERASESKDHKAQHGLMRALIHNMIEGVSKGWTKDLELVGVGYRASNQGQKLDLALGFSHNIVLNLAPEVKVETISEKGKNPIIKLSSFDKQLVGQVAAKIRSFRAPEPYKGKGVKFVGEVLRRKAGKSA; from the coding sequence ATGAGTAGAATTGGAAAAAACCCAGTTAGCATCGCACAAGGTGTAGATGTAAACATTAAGGATAACGTAATTACTGTTAAAGGAAAGTTGGGTGAATTATCACAAACTATTTCTGATGGTATTACAGTAAAAATTGAAGACGAAACTATTATTTTAGAAAGAGCTTCAGAGAGTAAAGACCATAAAGCACAACATGGTTTAATGAGAGCCTTGATTCATAATATGATTGAAGGTGTATCTAAAGGTTGGACTAAGGACTTAGAATTGGTTGGTGTAGGTTATAGAGCATCTAATCAAGGTCAAAAATTAGATTTAGCTTTAGGTTTCTCTCATAATATTGTTTTAAACTTAGCTCCAGAGGTTAAAGTAGAAACAATATCAGAGAAAGGGAAAAACCCAATCATTAAATTATCTTCGTTTGACAAACAATTAGTTGGTCAAGTTGCTGCAAAGATTCGTTCTTTCAGAGCTCCAGAACCTTATAAAGGTAAAGGGGTTAAGTTTGTTGGTGAAGTATTAAGAAGAAAAGCAGGTAAGTCTGCATAA
- the rplN gene encoding 50S ribosomal protein L14, with amino-acid sequence MLQTESRLKVADNTGAKEVLVIRVLGGTKKRYASIGDKIVVSVKSATPNGTVKKGQVSRAVVVRTKKEVRRKDGSYIRFDDNACVLLNPTEEMRGTRVFGPVARELRDKQFMKIVSLAPEVL; translated from the coding sequence ATGTTACAGACAGAATCAAGATTAAAAGTAGCAGACAATACTGGAGCAAAAGAAGTTTTAGTAATTAGAGTTTTAGGAGGGACAAAAAAACGTTACGCAAGCATTGGAGACAAAATTGTTGTATCTGTTAAATCTGCAACTCCAAACGGAACTGTAAAGAAAGGTCAAGTATCTAGAGCAGTTGTTGTAAGAACTAAAAAAGAAGTTAGACGTAAAGACGGATCTTATATTAGATTTGACGATAACGCTTGTGTACTTTTAAATCCTACAGAGGAAATGAGAGGAACTCGTGTTTTTGGACCTGTTGCACGTGAGCTTCGTGATAAGCAATTTATGAAAATTGTATCATTAGCACCTGAAGTGCTTTAA